From Enoplosus armatus isolate fEnoArm2 chromosome 23, fEnoArm2.hap1, whole genome shotgun sequence, a single genomic window includes:
- the LOC139305636 gene encoding serine/threonine-protein phosphatase PP1-beta catalytic subunit isoform X2, translating to MAEGELDVDSLISRLLEGDSVLTTHSSPVRGCRPGKIVQMTEAEVRGLCIKSREIFLSQPILLELEAPLKICGDIHGQYTDLLRLFEYGGFPPEANYLFLGDYVDRGKQSLETICLLLAYKIKYPENFFLLRGNHECASINRIYGFYDECKRRFNIKLWKTFTDCFNCLPIAAIVDEKIFCCHGGLSPDLQSMEQIRRIMRPTDVPDTGLLCDLLWSDPDKDVQGWGENDRGVSFTFGADVVSKFLNRHDLDLICRAHQVVEDGYEFFAKRQLVTLFSAPNYCGEFDNAGGMMSVDETLMCSFQILKPSEKKAKYQYGGMNSGRPVTPPRTAQPPKKR from the exons cTCGGTACTAACTActcattcat ctccagtgCGAGGATGTCGTCCAGGGAAGATTGTCCAGATGACTGAGGCCGAGGTGCGCGGCCTCTGCATCAAGTCCCGGGAGATCTTCCTCAGCCAGCCAATCCTTCTGGAGCTGGAGGCTCCGCTCAAAATCTGTG GTGACATCCACGGACAGTACACAGACCTGCTGAGGCTCTTCGAGTATGGCGGCTTCCCCCCAGAGGCCAACTACCTGTTCCTGGGCGACTACGTGGACAGGGGGAAGCAGTCCCTGGAGAccatctgcctgctgctggcGTACAAGATCAAATACCCCGAGAACTTCTTCCTGCTCAGGGGCAACCACGAGTGTGCCTCCATCAACCGCATCTACGGCTTCTACGACGAGT GTAAACGCAGATTCAACATCAAGCTGTGGAAGACGTTCACCGACTGCTTCAACTGCCTGCCCATCGCTGCCATAGTGGACGAGAAGATCTTCTGCTGCCACGGAG GTCTCTCTCCCGACCTGCAGTCCATGGAGCAGATCAGACGCATCATGAGGCCCACAGACGTGCCGGACACAG GCCTCCTGTGCGACCTGCTGTGGTCGGACCCGGACAAGGACGTCCAGGGCTGGGGGGAAAACGACCGCGGCGTCTCCTTCACCTTTGGAGCCGACGTGGTCAGCAAGTTCCTGAACCGCCACGACCTGGACCTCATCTGCAGGGCCCaccag GTGGTAGAAGATGGTTATGAGTTCTTTGCCAAGCGGCAGCTGGTGACTCTGTTCTCGGCTCCCAACTACTGTGGAGAGTTCGACAACGCCGGCGGCATGATGAGCGTGGACGAAACCCTGATGTGCTCCTTCCAG aTCCTGAAGCCGTCTGAGAAGAAAGCCAAGTACCAATACGGAGGGATGAACTCCGGTCGGCCCGTCACTCCCCCCCGCACAGCCCAACCTCCAAAGAAGCGATGA
- the LOC139305785 gene encoding equilibrative nucleoside transporter 2-like — translation MKGRSDAPQDRGCLVGVIFFILGLGTLLPWNFFMTASLYFQGRLNTTEWSNGTMAVRKEYYFNNWMTLLSQLPLLLFTLLNSFLYQRISEAIRIAGSLVFVLLLFILTAVLVKVPMEEDRFFSVTMATIWFINSFGAVLQGSLFGLVGLLPQKYSAVFMSGQGLAGTFAAIAMLLAIASDADSETAAMGYFITPCVGTLVTLFSYLLLPRLEFAQYHLNKSRRYEAGATDELLKESGTVENGKLNGHANGSVASSAANGGGPAEAEEDPSPGGTKRAFLSLEQDEKGQAKASVIEVFKKIWVMAFCVTFVFIVTLSVFPAVTADVRTLFPGKWESFFISVCCFLTFNINDWLGRTVTTLIRWPSKESCLFPALVVSRVVFIPLLMLCNVQSRSYLPVYFAHDGAFTAIMALFSLSSGYFVCLSMSYAPQLVEPKDAETAGALMTFFLALGLSIGAALSFPLRALV, via the exons ATGAAGGGACGATCAGACGCCCCTCAGGACCG GGGCTGCTTGGTGGGGGTCATTTTCTTCATTCTGGGCCTGGGAACGTTGCTACCATGGAACTTCTTCATGACTGCCTCACTG TACTTCCAAGGTCGCCTGAACACAACAGAATGGAGCAACGGCACAATGGCGGTCCGCAAAGAGTACTACTTCAACAACTGGATGACCCTGCTGTCCCAGCTGCCCCTGCTGCTGTTCACCCTGCTCAACTCCTTCCTCTACCAGAG GATATCGGAGGCGATACGGATCGCAGGTAGCCTGGTTTTTgtcctgctgctcttcatcctcACAGCAGTGCTGGTCAAAGTGCCCATGGAGGAAGACCGCTTCTTCTCTGTCACCATGGCTACTATCTGGTTCATCAACT CGTTTGGCGCCGTGCTACAGGGCAGTCTCTTTGGCTTGGTGGGTCTGCTGCCGCAGAAGTACAGCGCCGTCTTCATGAGCGGCCAAGGCCTCGCCGGGACCTTCGCTGCCATAGCCATGCTGCTAGCCATAGCCA GTGATGCAGACTCTGAGACAGCAGCGATGGGTTACTTCATCACGCCATGTGTGGGCACGCTGGTTACACTCTTCAGCTACCTGCTCCTGCCCCGCCTG GAGTTTGCCCAGTACCATCTGAACAAAAGCAGGAGGTACGAGGCGGGCGCCACAGACGAGCTGCTGAAAG AGAGCGGCACAGTGGAGAACGGCAAGCTGAACGGCCACGCCAACGGCTCAGTGGCCAGCAGCGCAGCCAACGGTGGCGGTCCGGCCGAGGCCGAGGAGGACCCCAGCCCTGGCGGGACCAAGCGCGCCTTCCTGTCACTGGAGCAGGACGAGAAGGGACAAGCCAAGGCCTCGGTCATAGAGGTCTTCAAGAAG ATCTGGGTGATGGCGTTCTGCGTGACGTTTGTGTTCATAGTCACTCTGTCCGTCTTCCCAGCCGTCACTGCAGATGTCCGAACATTGTTCCCAGGAAAATGGG AGAGCTTCTTCATCTCAGTGTGCTGCTTCTTGACTTTCAACATCAACGACTGGCTCGGTCGGACCGTCACCACTTTGATACGCTGG CCCAGTAAAGAGTCTTGCCTGTTCCCGGCGCTAGTTGTCTCCCGGGTGGTGTTCATCCCCCTGCTGATGCTCTGTAACGTCCAGAGTCGCTCCTACCTTCCCGTCTACTTCGCCCACGATGGTGCTTTCACCGCCATCATggctctcttctctctgtccagtGGCTACTTTGTCTGCCTTTCCATGTCCTACGCACCGCA GCTGGTGGAGCCGAAGGATGCAGAGACCGCAGGAGCCCTGATGACGTTCTTCTTAGCCCTGGGCCTGTCCATAGGAGCCGCCCTGTCCTTCCCTCTCCGAGCTCTGGTCTAG
- the LOC139305636 gene encoding serine/threonine-protein phosphatase PP1-beta catalytic subunit isoform X3 encodes MAEGELDVDSLISRLLEGDIHGQYTDLLRLFEYGGFPPEANYLFLGDYVDRGKQSLETICLLLAYKIKYPENFFLLRGNHECASINRIYGFYDECKRRFNIKLWKTFTDCFNCLPIAAIVDEKIFCCHGGLSPDLQSMEQIRRIMRPTDVPDTGLLCDLLWSDPDKDVQGWGENDRGVSFTFGADVVSKFLNRHDLDLICRAHQVVEDGYEFFAKRQLVTLFSAPNYCGEFDNAGGMMSVDETLMCSFQILKPSEKKAKYQYGGMNSGRPVTPPRTAQPPKKR; translated from the exons GTGACATCCACGGACAGTACACAGACCTGCTGAGGCTCTTCGAGTATGGCGGCTTCCCCCCAGAGGCCAACTACCTGTTCCTGGGCGACTACGTGGACAGGGGGAAGCAGTCCCTGGAGAccatctgcctgctgctggcGTACAAGATCAAATACCCCGAGAACTTCTTCCTGCTCAGGGGCAACCACGAGTGTGCCTCCATCAACCGCATCTACGGCTTCTACGACGAGT GTAAACGCAGATTCAACATCAAGCTGTGGAAGACGTTCACCGACTGCTTCAACTGCCTGCCCATCGCTGCCATAGTGGACGAGAAGATCTTCTGCTGCCACGGAG GTCTCTCTCCCGACCTGCAGTCCATGGAGCAGATCAGACGCATCATGAGGCCCACAGACGTGCCGGACACAG GCCTCCTGTGCGACCTGCTGTGGTCGGACCCGGACAAGGACGTCCAGGGCTGGGGGGAAAACGACCGCGGCGTCTCCTTCACCTTTGGAGCCGACGTGGTCAGCAAGTTCCTGAACCGCCACGACCTGGACCTCATCTGCAGGGCCCaccag GTGGTAGAAGATGGTTATGAGTTCTTTGCCAAGCGGCAGCTGGTGACTCTGTTCTCGGCTCCCAACTACTGTGGAGAGTTCGACAACGCCGGCGGCATGATGAGCGTGGACGAAACCCTGATGTGCTCCTTCCAG aTCCTGAAGCCGTCTGAGAAGAAAGCCAAGTACCAATACGGAGGGATGAACTCCGGTCGGCCCGTCACTCCCCCCCGCACAGCCCAACCTCCAAAGAAGCGATGA
- the LOC139305636 gene encoding serine/threonine-protein phosphatase PP1-beta catalytic subunit isoform X1 produces the protein MAEGELDVDSLISRLLEVRGCRPGKIVQMTEAEVRGLCIKSREIFLSQPILLELEAPLKICGDIHGQYTDLLRLFEYGGFPPEANYLFLGDYVDRGKQSLETICLLLAYKIKYPENFFLLRGNHECASINRIYGFYDECKRRFNIKLWKTFTDCFNCLPIAAIVDEKIFCCHGGLSPDLQSMEQIRRIMRPTDVPDTGLLCDLLWSDPDKDVQGWGENDRGVSFTFGADVVSKFLNRHDLDLICRAHQVVEDGYEFFAKRQLVTLFSAPNYCGEFDNAGGMMSVDETLMCSFQILKPSEKKAKYQYGGMNSGRPVTPPRTAQPPKKR, from the exons tgCGAGGATGTCGTCCAGGGAAGATTGTCCAGATGACTGAGGCCGAGGTGCGCGGCCTCTGCATCAAGTCCCGGGAGATCTTCCTCAGCCAGCCAATCCTTCTGGAGCTGGAGGCTCCGCTCAAAATCTGTG GTGACATCCACGGACAGTACACAGACCTGCTGAGGCTCTTCGAGTATGGCGGCTTCCCCCCAGAGGCCAACTACCTGTTCCTGGGCGACTACGTGGACAGGGGGAAGCAGTCCCTGGAGAccatctgcctgctgctggcGTACAAGATCAAATACCCCGAGAACTTCTTCCTGCTCAGGGGCAACCACGAGTGTGCCTCCATCAACCGCATCTACGGCTTCTACGACGAGT GTAAACGCAGATTCAACATCAAGCTGTGGAAGACGTTCACCGACTGCTTCAACTGCCTGCCCATCGCTGCCATAGTGGACGAGAAGATCTTCTGCTGCCACGGAG GTCTCTCTCCCGACCTGCAGTCCATGGAGCAGATCAGACGCATCATGAGGCCCACAGACGTGCCGGACACAG GCCTCCTGTGCGACCTGCTGTGGTCGGACCCGGACAAGGACGTCCAGGGCTGGGGGGAAAACGACCGCGGCGTCTCCTTCACCTTTGGAGCCGACGTGGTCAGCAAGTTCCTGAACCGCCACGACCTGGACCTCATCTGCAGGGCCCaccag GTGGTAGAAGATGGTTATGAGTTCTTTGCCAAGCGGCAGCTGGTGACTCTGTTCTCGGCTCCCAACTACTGTGGAGAGTTCGACAACGCCGGCGGCATGATGAGCGTGGACGAAACCCTGATGTGCTCCTTCCAG aTCCTGAAGCCGTCTGAGAAGAAAGCCAAGTACCAATACGGAGGGATGAACTCCGGTCGGCCCGTCACTCCCCCCCGCACAGCCCAACCTCCAAAGAAGCGATGA
- the LOC139305957 gene encoding protein S100-P-like, which produces MTQLETAMGILMKTFDTYAAAGGNKDSLSKAEAKTLLEKELPGLLKATKNQDEVDKMLKGLDFNGDSEVDFSEFVVLVAALTCACHNRCPKK; this is translated from the exons ATGACCCAGCTAGAGACAGCCATGGGCATCCTGATGAAGACCTTTGATACATACGCTGCTGCCGGGGGCAACAAGGACTCCCTGAGCAAAGCCGAGGCCAAGACTTTGCTGGAGAAGGAGCTGCCTGGGCTGCTCAAG GCGACGAAGAACCAGGACGAGGTGGACAAGATGCTGAAAGGCCTGGATTTCAACGGAGACTCTGAGGTCGACTTCAGTGAGTTTGTGGTGCTGGTAGCCGCTCTCACCTGCGCCTGCCACAACCGCTGTCCCAAGAAGTGA
- the LOC139306309 gene encoding uncharacterized protein, translated as MKLLLSSVLLASLCALSPWSVSSDTVVVTQTPDVSVTEGESVRIACCGTGDIERGTVSWLTNQTLKKNETFSLKSPPQGSPPNKTSHCSDLTFASIAREDSGRYVCRFAVDIPSLSVGEGKGTVITVTDRNSKRDSAAGGSTSKSLPMIIPAAAMASLLLVALACFCALRRRQAQSARVIYEVPHVDSEEAEMDKHSTSSSMGSSQWCQVPVYESFDYFERAETKESG; from the exons ATGAAGCTCCTCCTCAGCAGTGTGCTGCTCGCCTCGCTCTGTGCCCTCTCACCTTGGA GTGTTTCATCGGACACAGTCGTCGTCACCCAGACTCCTGACGTCTCTGTCACGGAGGGGGAGAGTGTGCGCATCGCCTGCTGCGGGACAGGGGATATCGAAAGGGGGACCGTCAGCTGGCTGACAAATCAAACGCTCAAAAAGAATGAGACTTTCAGCTTGAAGAGCCCCCCTCAAGGGTCTCCGCCGAACAAGACATCGCACTGCTCGGACTTGACCTTTGCGAGCATCGCGAGGGAGGATTCGGGGAGATACGTCTGCAGGTTCGCTGTGGATATACCATCTTTAAGTGTGGGTGAAGGGAAAGGTACTGTCATCACAGTGACGGACAGAAACAGCAAGAGGGACAGCGCAGCAGGAG GTTCCACCAGCAAATCACTTCCCATGATCATTCCCGCGGCCGCGATGGCGTCACTGCTGCTCGTCGCTCTCGCCTGTTTCTGCGCTCTGCGAAGGAGACAAG CACAATCAGCCAGGGTGATCTACGAGGTCCCCCATGTCGACTCcgaggaggcagagatggacAAACACAGCACCAGCTCCTCCATGGGCTCTTCCCAGTGG TGTCAGGTGCCAGTGTACGAATCCTTCGATTACTTTGAACGCGCGGAGACCAAGGAGAGTGGATGA